A stretch of the Chloroflexota bacterium genome encodes the following:
- the hrcA gene encoding heat-inducible transcription repressor HrcA has translation MEALTPRQQAILGLVVRAYVETAQPIGSKALVERYGLGYSPATVRNELAALEEKGYLTHPHTSAGRVPTKEGYRYFVEHLVGDMELSPEELLMIRHQFHQARMELDQWVRLAAAILARTARGAALATMPKAPKSRFEHLDLIALHDAVVLLMVVLSGGMVKQHMLKLDGPVPQEQLNRIADMLNERLRGATSEELTGRAPVTTGLERQIIMLVRDLMRRADGRVSDYIYRDGLLHVLDAPEFAQRESARRIVQVLEERPLLESILAHMRGVNTVQVIIGGEGRWEALQDVSLVLSRYGQEDVATGVLGIVGPIRMPYARAISAVRYVSTLMSDLLREWYGC, from the coding sequence ATGGAAGCGCTCACGCCCAGACAGCAGGCCATTCTCGGACTGGTCGTACGCGCGTACGTGGAGACCGCCCAGCCTATCGGGTCCAAAGCGCTGGTCGAACGGTACGGCCTGGGATACAGCCCGGCCACGGTCCGCAATGAACTGGCGGCCCTGGAGGAAAAGGGCTACCTGACCCATCCTCACACCTCGGCCGGGCGCGTTCCCACTAAGGAAGGATATCGATACTTCGTCGAGCACCTGGTCGGCGATATGGAGCTGTCGCCGGAGGAGCTGCTGATGATCCGGCATCAGTTCCATCAGGCGCGCATGGAGCTCGACCAGTGGGTGCGGCTGGCGGCCGCGATCCTGGCCCGCACGGCGCGAGGTGCCGCTCTGGCCACCATGCCCAAGGCCCCCAAGAGCCGCTTCGAGCACCTGGACCTCATCGCGCTCCACGACGCCGTCGTCCTGCTCATGGTGGTGCTCAGCGGAGGCATGGTGAAGCAACACATGCTGAAGCTGGATGGCCCGGTTCCCCAGGAGCAGCTCAATCGCATCGCCGATATGCTGAACGAGAGGCTGCGCGGGGCCACCAGCGAGGAGCTGACCGGACGCGCCCCCGTCACCACCGGGCTGGAGCGCCAGATCATCATGTTGGTGCGAGACCTCATGCGCCGCGCCGACGGCCGCGTCAGCGATTACATCTACCGGGACGGGCTCCTCCACGTCCTCGACGCGCCGGAGTTCGCCCAGCGAGAATCCGCCCGGCGGATCGTGCAGGTGTTGGAGGAGCGCCCCCTCCTGGAGTCCATCCTGGCCCACATGCGGGGCGTGAACACCGTGCAGGTCATCATCGGGGGCGAAGGGCGGTGGGAGGCCCTGCAAGACGTGAGCCTTGTCCTCTCACGTTACGGGCAGGAGGATGTGGCCACAGGCGTCCTGGGGATCGTCGGCCCCATCCGCATGCCCTACGCGCGGGCGATCTCCGCCGTGCGCTACGTCTCCACGTTAATGAGCGATCTCTTGCGCGAGTGGTACGGGTGCTGA
- a CDS encoding nucleotide exchange factor GrpE, with product MSGEERTRPDVTMEEEEMAIAEEAAAEAEEATVDEAAISEEKDEAVQEAPETAEAEEEEVPPEERIAALEAQLAEAQAQAEDYLDQWRRTAAEFANYRKRQEREQEAFMQQANAALISKLLPILDDFDLAFEHLPEDVAESSWVEGFALIRRKLQSLLEQEGVTPIDPVGQPFDPTQHEAVTHEESDEVESGHVIAVVRKGYRLGDRVLRPAMVRVAR from the coding sequence ATGAGTGGAGAAGAGCGGACACGACCCGATGTAACGATGGAAGAAGAGGAGATGGCGATCGCGGAGGAAGCCGCCGCAGAAGCCGAGGAAGCGACGGTCGACGAGGCGGCCATCTCCGAAGAAAAGGACGAAGCCGTCCAGGAGGCGCCGGAGACCGCGGAAGCGGAAGAGGAGGAGGTCCCGCCTGAGGAGCGAATCGCCGCGCTGGAGGCCCAGCTGGCCGAGGCACAGGCCCAGGCGGAGGACTACCTGGACCAATGGCGGCGCACCGCGGCCGAGTTCGCCAACTACCGAAAGCGCCAGGAGCGTGAGCAGGAAGCGTTCATGCAGCAGGCGAACGCGGCGCTGATCAGCAAACTCCTGCCCATCCTCGATGATTTCGACCTGGCCTTTGAACATCTACCCGAGGATGTGGCCGAAAGCTCCTGGGTGGAAGGGTTCGCCCTGATCCGTCGCAAGCTGCAGAGCCTCCTGGAGCAGGAGGGGGTGACCCCCATCGACCCCGTGGGGCAGCCGTTCGACCCCACGCAGCACGAGGCCGTGACCCACGAGGAGAGCGACGAGGTCGAGAGCGGACATGTGATCGCTGTGGTGCGCAAGGGATACCGATTGGGCGATCGCGTGCTGCGCCCCGCGATGGTGCGCGTCGCCCGGTGA